A stretch of the Medicago truncatula cultivar Jemalong A17 chromosome 5, MtrunA17r5.0-ANR, whole genome shotgun sequence genome encodes the following:
- the LOC11418759 gene encoding glucan endo-1,3-beta-glucosidase 12 — MKMVCLFHLLFLCSVCIVVSGQENIEFLNLCETSEDIATSSSHSEFPLAVSLNNEDLNMVSSNILSAETWLRLNIFPYYPSSKITNIVGKTSTFCQQDQNNLNVVLSSLKNLYHSLKRWGLEQDIKVSIAFDLDCFTLNSATSNHDLKMLKPMIEFLQTVNSTFSLIPSSKFSHFSDKSLNFVSSHLESMKKLGFFNHNNIINIATIVPKERKITIRKLSVTTIPIKPTPIPEIAQPPLDFPAGSPYPAPYNVPNPKPLPPLAQIVSSPPPISSPYFAPQEQPSPLPPQFVSPANSPQNGFTCPPCNPIENGSPSASPYPQIAPVQKLWCVAKPSVPDATLQEALDYACGEGGADCLEITTPQGNCYNPDTLVAHASYAFNSYWQKHKRIGGTCDFGGTAMLIHSDPSFLHCRFILS, encoded by the exons atgaaaatggtgTGTCTATTTCATCTTCTCTTTCTTTGCTCTG tTTGCATTGTAGTTTCTGGTCAAGAAAACATTGAGTTCCTTAACCTATGTGAAACAAGTGAAGACATTGCAACATCTTCATCTCACAGTGAGTTTCCTTTAGCTGTTTCTTTGAACAATGAAGACCTTAACATGGTCTCTAGCAACATTTTATCAGCTGAAACTTGGCTTAGGTTAAACATTTTCCCATATTACCCTTCATCAAAAATCACCAACATTGTTGGGAAAACCTCAACTTTCTGCCAACAAGACCAAAACAACCTTAATGTTGTTCTGTCTTCTTTGAAAAATCTCTATCATTCCCTTAAAAGATGGGGTTTAGAACAAGACATCAAAGTTTCCATTGCTTTTGATTTGGACTGTTTTACCCTTAACTCAGCTACTTCCAACCATGATTTGAAAATGTTAAAACCTATGATTGAGTTTCTTCAAACTGTTAACTCAACATTTTCTCTCATACCAAGTTCAAAGTTTTCACATTTTTCTGATAAAAGTTTGAACTTTGTGTCTTCCCATTTAGAATCCATGAAAAAGCTTGGATTTTTCAaccataacaatatcataaacattGCTACCATTGTcccaaaagagagaaaaatcacTATTAGAAAACTTTCAGTTACCACAATCCCTATAAAACCAACCCCAATTCCAGAAATTGCTCAACCCCCTTTGGATTTCCCTGCTGGTTCACCTTATCCAGCTCCTTACAATGTACCAAATCCAAAACCATTACCACCTTTAGCTCAAATAGTTTCATCTCCACCACCAATTTCTTCTCCCTATTTTGCCCCTCAAGAACAACCATCACCATTACCACCACAGTTTGTTTCTCCAGCTAACTCTCCTCAAAATGGTTTCACTTGTCCACCTTGCAATCCAATAGAAAACGGTTCGCCTTCGGCTTCACCTTATCCACAAATTGCACCTGTTCAGAAACTTTGGTGTGTTGCAAAGCCTAGTGTTCCTGATGCAACATTGCAAGAAGCTTTGGATTATGCTTGTGGTGAAGGTGGTGCTGATTGTTTAGAGATTACTACTCCACAAGGGAATTGTTACAATCCTGATACATTGGTTGCTCATGCTTCTTATGCATTCAATAGTTACTGGCAGAAGCATAAGAGAATTGGTGGAACTTGTGACTTTGGTGGGACTGCTATGTTGATTCATTCTGATCCAA GTTTCCTTCACTGTAGGTTTATTCTCAGCTAG
- the LOC11418720 gene encoding cyclic pyranopterin monophosphate synthase, mitochondrial, which yields MFARRIVAAVAAASPRSKRIFSTSSSYSVTHDYQTSIQELNKEMESVFGDFPPDGLPSSVSNSPANDESHLSSRNIGESSFELTHTGNSGEAQMVDVSPKESSKRTATAVCKVNLGKKVFDLVLANQMEKGDVLTVAKIAGIMAAKQTSNLIPLCHNIGLTHVQVDLRLNHEDFSVTIEGEAASMGKTGVEMEAMTAVSIAGLTVYDMCKAASKGISITDIRLKHKSGGKSGDYSWGQ from the exons ATGTTTGCTCGAAGAATTGTCGCTGCTGTTGCTGCTGCATCTCCTCGATCAAAAAGGATCTTCAGCACATCTTCATCTTATTCTGTTACCCATGACTATCAAACTTCAATCCAAGAACTCAATAAG GAAATGGAATCTGTATTTGGGGACTTTCCGCCAGATGGACTACCTAGCTCTGTAAGCAATAGTCCTGCGAATGATGAATCTCATTTGTCATCTCGAAACATAGGTGAAAGCTCTTTTGAATTGACTCATACTGGAAATTCAGGGGAAGCTCAAATGGTAGATGTGTCTCCGAAAGAAAGTAGCAAGAGAACTGCCACTGCTGTTTGCAAAGTAAATCTTGGAAAGAAGGTGTTTGATTTGGTATTAGCCAATCAAATGGAAAAAGGAGACGTACTTACGGTGGCGAAAATTGCTGGCATAATGGCAGCAAAGCAAACTAGTAACCTGATTCCATTGTGCCATAACATAGGCCTTACACACGTTCAAGTGGATTTGAGATTGAATCATGAGGACTTCAGTGTAACAATAGAAGGGGAAGCTGCTTCAATGGGAAAAACCGGGGTTGAGATGGAAGCAATGACAGCAGTGTCTATTGCTGGTTTAACAGTGTATGATATGTGCAAAGCTGCTTCAAAAGGTATATCAATTACAGATATTAGACTTAAGCATAAATCTGGTGGAAAAAGTGGGGATTACTCCTGGGGACAATAA